The following are encoded together in the Acinetobacter radioresistens DSM 6976 = NBRC 102413 = CIP 103788 genome:
- a CDS encoding urea amidolyase associated protein UAAP1, which produces MSTTTYHEDSALWTELLPGGHHWSARIQRGAVLQLKSLGANANVSLFCVNAEDKLEAYNMPDSLKGQHTAFLSTGHILASDLGRAMISIVKDDHGWNDAFCAPSTAQQIENQFGSKTFQDARNEMYRNGKDSLLLEMTKFGLSATDLSSTLNLFSKVQPDDNGNLSYVASDNTHQVIELRFEMDCLVFLSSAPHALDNSSEYAPADIQLSLFKALPLGETDVCRDSCPQNQRAFQNNNRYYALTA; this is translated from the coding sequence ATGAGCACGACTACTTATCACGAAGATTCCGCACTGTGGACTGAACTTTTACCGGGTGGCCATCACTGGTCTGCGCGCATTCAACGTGGCGCAGTTTTACAACTCAAATCCTTGGGCGCAAATGCCAATGTTTCGCTGTTCTGTGTCAATGCAGAAGACAAGCTGGAAGCCTATAACATGCCAGACAGCTTAAAAGGGCAACATACCGCATTTCTAAGTACAGGGCACATTTTAGCCTCTGATTTGGGTCGTGCCATGATCTCGATTGTGAAAGATGATCACGGTTGGAATGATGCCTTCTGCGCACCAAGTACTGCACAGCAAATCGAAAATCAATTTGGTTCAAAAACGTTTCAAGATGCCCGTAATGAGATGTACCGCAACGGCAAAGACAGTTTATTACTGGAAATGACCAAATTTGGATTATCGGCAACTGACCTCAGCAGTACTTTAAATCTGTTTTCTAAAGTTCAACCTGATGATAACGGCAACCTCAGCTATGTGGCATCTGACAATACTCATCAAGTGATTGAACTACGTTTTGAAATGGATTGTCTGGTGTTTTTATCGAGTGCACCGCATGCCTTAGATAACTCATCTGAATATGCACCAGCTGATATTCAACTATCACTCTTTAAAGCACTTCCTTTAGGCGAGACAGATGTCTGCCGTGATTCATGCCCGCAAAATCAGCGTGCATTCCAAAATAATAACCGCTACTACGCTTTAACTGCTTAA
- a CDS encoding urea amidolyase associated protein UAAP2, whose translation MTALVNPTQNHEKPVLSEVCPAGEAWMCEVKKGQYFRIVDLEGNQAVDTLFISAHNPEERYSATDTLAMNRQIYLEKGTALYTNFGNKIATINDDNCGRHDTLGGACSCESNTVRYAHDKYPMHSCRNNFMIALSQHPIAKKHDLNVRHIGPNINFFMNVPVTSDGHLKFDDGISAPGKYVEIKAEMDLIVLISNCPQLNNPCNAYNPTKIQLIVREGEE comes from the coding sequence ATGACTGCACTCGTAAACCCAACACAAAATCATGAAAAACCAGTACTCAGCGAAGTTTGTCCTGCCGGTGAAGCGTGGATGTGCGAAGTCAAAAAAGGACAGTATTTCCGTATTGTAGATCTAGAAGGCAACCAGGCGGTAGATACCTTATTTATCTCCGCACATAACCCTGAAGAGCGTTATAGCGCAACCGATACTTTGGCGATGAATCGTCAAATATATTTAGAAAAAGGCACAGCGTTATACACCAATTTTGGCAATAAAATCGCCACCATCAACGATGATAACTGCGGTCGCCATGACACCTTAGGCGGTGCATGTTCATGTGAAAGTAACACAGTGCGCTATGCCCATGACAAATACCCAATGCACAGTTGCCGTAACAATTTCATGATTGCATTGTCACAACATCCGATTGCGAAAAAGCATGATTTGAATGTGCGCCATATCGGTCCAAATATTAATTTCTTTATGAATGTACCTGTAACTTCAGATGGTCATTTGAAATTTGATGATGGTATTTCTGCTCCGGGGAAATATGTGGAGATTAAAGCGGAGATGGATTTGATTGTCCTCATTTCAAACTGTCCACAACTGAATAATCCGTGTAATGCCTATAACCCGACAAAAATTCAACTGATTGTCCGTGAAGGCGAGGAATAA
- the uca gene encoding urea carboxylase, which yields MFNKVLIANRGAIACRVIRTLKKLGIQSVAVYSEADRDSLHVTLADEAVFIGDAPASQSYLNVDKILEVAKQTGAEAIHPGYGFLSENAEFCNLCEAQGIVFLGPNAEQMKAFGLKHTARELAIQANVPLLPGSQLLADEAEALLEAERIGYPVMLKSTAGGGGIGMRLVWNAEELKDAYATVSYLAQANFKDAGLYLEKFVQNARHIEVQIFGDGHGLVLALGERDCSVQRRNQKVIEETPAPHLNDEQRAYIQNVAIQLMQSVNYRSAGTVEFVMDTDTQEFYFLEVNTRLQVEHGVTEQVFSVDLVEWMVTLGSGDWTPPTAQLDSKGHSIQVRLYAEDPIKNFQPSAGLLTHVEFDANARNETWVETGSNVSSFYDPMIAKIIVTADDRDSAIQAMTDTLAKTSVAGIETNLEYLQNIIDCDVFKAGTQTTRFLNTFEWKTQKIEVLQAGIQTAVQDVTGRLGYWDVGVPPSGAIDPLSLNVANQLLGNAPNTAGLECTLQGPSLKFHCDSQIVLAGGDMPSTLDGVTVPMWQTVNVRKGQVLKCGKIATGCRTYIGINGGLNVPEYLGSQATFTLGQFGGHAGRNLLIGDMLPITAFTSSDGKALSQDQIPTFSNSWEIAVMYGPHGAPDFFTKNDIDTFFANEFEIHFNSSRTGIRLIGPKPEWARQDGGEAGLHPSNIHDNAYAIGAIDFTGDMPIILGPDGPSLGGFVCPAVVINSELWKLGQLKAGDKVKFVPVSYTQAKVLNEKYHAQLVSTDTQIVTFNESFYPEISTLKTAILDTLKGQNGTPDVVYRPASNNYMLVEYGDLVLDLNLRFRIHALMQWVKEQNIQGIIDLTPGIRSLQIHFDSTKLDQIDLLHMLQVAEEQLPDVTEMQVPSRTVYLPLAWEDSQTQLATERYMQTVRPDAPWCPDNIEFIRRINGLKDKQAVKDVVYNASYLVMGLGDVYLGAPVATPLDPRQRLVTTKYNPARTWTPENAVGIGGAYMCVYGMEGPGGYQFVGRTSQMWSRYRKNPDFEQDMPWLLRFFDQIKFYEVSESELMHMREDFKAGRLKLRIEEGVLNLKEYNEFLTENQESISAFKAVQQANFDAERRRWHEAGLAEYVSESLDAVDDGEGVEVPEGGCAVESHMPGSIWKIECQSGDIVEEGATLAVIEAMKIEIPIIAPERMRVDAVTIEKGQTVKTGQVLFTLAPVA from the coding sequence ATGTTTAATAAAGTTCTCATCGCCAACCGTGGTGCAATTGCGTGTCGTGTTATTCGTACCCTTAAAAAATTAGGCATCCAATCGGTTGCCGTCTATTCAGAAGCCGACCGTGATTCATTACATGTGACTTTAGCAGATGAAGCTGTTTTCATTGGTGATGCACCTGCGAGCCAAAGCTATTTAAATGTCGATAAAATCTTAGAAGTCGCAAAACAAACCGGTGCAGAAGCGATTCACCCGGGCTATGGCTTCCTCTCTGAAAATGCCGAATTCTGTAATCTGTGTGAAGCACAAGGCATCGTATTCTTAGGGCCAAATGCCGAACAAATGAAAGCTTTTGGTCTGAAACACACCGCACGTGAATTGGCAATTCAAGCCAATGTGCCATTACTTCCGGGCAGTCAATTGTTGGCTGATGAAGCCGAAGCACTGCTAGAAGCGGAACGTATTGGCTATCCTGTGATGCTGAAAAGTACCGCAGGCGGTGGTGGCATCGGCATGCGTTTGGTCTGGAATGCTGAAGAGCTGAAAGATGCTTATGCAACGGTGTCATATTTAGCGCAAGCCAACTTTAAAGATGCAGGTTTGTACTTAGAGAAGTTCGTGCAAAATGCCCGTCATATTGAAGTGCAAATTTTTGGTGATGGTCACGGTTTAGTCTTGGCTTTGGGCGAGCGTGATTGTTCGGTACAACGTCGTAACCAAAAAGTGATTGAGGAAACACCTGCACCACATTTAAACGATGAACAACGTGCCTATATTCAAAATGTTGCGATCCAACTGATGCAATCGGTGAACTACCGCTCGGCAGGTACGGTTGAATTTGTGATGGATACCGACACGCAAGAATTCTATTTCTTGGAAGTGAATACTCGTCTACAAGTCGAACATGGTGTCACCGAACAAGTGTTTAGTGTGGACTTGGTTGAATGGATGGTGACTTTAGGCAGTGGTGATTGGACGCCACCAACAGCACAGCTTGATTCTAAAGGTCATTCCATTCAAGTGCGGTTATATGCTGAAGACCCAATTAAAAACTTCCAACCAAGCGCAGGTTTACTGACTCATGTCGAGTTTGATGCCAATGCCCGTAATGAAACGTGGGTAGAAACAGGCTCCAACGTATCGTCATTCTATGATCCAATGATTGCCAAAATTATTGTGACTGCGGATGATCGTGATTCTGCCATTCAAGCCATGACCGATACACTTGCCAAAACTTCTGTGGCAGGCATTGAAACCAACCTTGAATATCTACAAAACATTATCGACTGTGATGTATTTAAAGCGGGTACGCAAACCACACGCTTCTTAAATACCTTTGAGTGGAAAACCCAAAAGATTGAAGTCCTGCAAGCAGGCATTCAAACCGCCGTGCAGGATGTTACAGGGCGTTTGGGCTATTGGGATGTCGGTGTGCCACCATCGGGTGCAATCGATCCGCTGTCTTTAAATGTCGCCAACCAACTGTTAGGTAATGCACCGAATACCGCAGGTCTAGAATGTACCTTGCAAGGACCAAGCTTAAAATTCCATTGTGACAGTCAAATCGTGCTTGCAGGTGGCGATATGCCATCGACTTTGGATGGCGTAACTGTACCAATGTGGCAAACCGTGAATGTGCGTAAAGGTCAGGTGCTGAAGTGTGGCAAGATCGCCACAGGTTGTCGTACCTACATTGGTATTAACGGCGGTCTCAATGTCCCTGAATATTTAGGCTCACAAGCAACCTTTACCCTAGGTCAGTTTGGTGGGCATGCAGGGCGTAATTTACTCATTGGCGATATGCTTCCAATCACGGCATTTACATCAAGTGATGGCAAAGCATTAAGCCAAGATCAAATCCCGACATTCTCAAATTCTTGGGAAATTGCAGTGATGTATGGTCCACATGGTGCGCCTGATTTCTTTACCAAAAATGACATTGATACCTTCTTTGCCAATGAATTTGAAATTCACTTTAACTCAAGCCGTACCGGTATCCGTTTGATTGGACCAAAACCTGAATGGGCTCGTCAGGACGGTGGTGAAGCAGGTCTGCATCCATCCAATATTCATGATAATGCCTATGCCATTGGTGCGATTGATTTCACTGGTGATATGCCGATTATCTTGGGTCCAGATGGTCCAAGCCTTGGTGGCTTCGTGTGTCCTGCGGTGGTGATCAATTCTGAACTGTGGAAATTGGGTCAGCTCAAAGCAGGCGATAAAGTGAAATTTGTGCCTGTGAGCTATACCCAAGCCAAAGTACTCAATGAAAAATATCATGCACAATTGGTATCAACAGATACGCAAATAGTCACTTTTAATGAATCGTTCTATCCTGAAATCAGTACGCTGAAAACCGCCATTTTAGACACTTTGAAAGGTCAAAATGGTACGCCTGATGTGGTGTATCGTCCTGCGAGCAACAACTATATGCTGGTGGAATATGGCGATCTGGTTTTAGATTTAAACCTGCGTTTCCGTATTCATGCGCTGATGCAATGGGTCAAAGAGCAAAATATCCAAGGCATTATTGACCTGACACCGGGTATTCGTTCACTGCAAATCCATTTTGATTCGACCAAGCTCGATCAAATTGATTTATTGCATATGCTTCAAGTCGCAGAAGAACAATTGCCTGATGTGACGGAAATGCAAGTGCCATCACGTACTGTGTATTTACCACTGGCTTGGGAAGATTCACAAACACAGCTTGCAACTGAGCGTTATATGCAAACCGTACGTCCAGATGCACCGTGGTGTCCGGACAATATCGAATTTATCCGCCGTATTAATGGTTTAAAAGACAAACAAGCCGTGAAAGATGTGGTGTATAACGCGAGTTATTTGGTTATGGGCTTGGGTGATGTGTATTTGGGTGCGCCTGTGGCAACACCGCTTGATCCACGTCAGCGTTTAGTCACCACCAAATATAACCCTGCACGGACTTGGACACCTGAAAATGCCGTCGGTATTGGTGGTGCGTATATGTGTGTTTACGGCATGGAAGGTCCGGGTGGCTATCAGTTTGTGGGTCGTACTTCGCAAATGTGGTCACGCTACCGTAAAAACCCTGATTTTGAACAAGATATGCCGTGGTTATTGCGCTTCTTTGACCAAATTAAGTTTTATGAAGTGTCTGAGTCCGAGTTGATGCACATGCGTGAGGACTTTAAAGCAGGGCGTTTAAAACTGCGCATTGAAGAAGGCGTACTCAACCTTAAAGAATACAACGAATTCTTAACTGAAAACCAAGAATCTATTTCAGCATTTAAAGCGGTGCAACAAGCTAATTTTGATGCAGAGCGCCGTCGCTGGCATGAAGCAGGACTGGCGGAATATGTCTCTGAAAGCCTAGATGCTGTGGATGATGGTGAAGGTGTTGAAGTGCCTGAAGGTGGTTGTGCGGTGGAATCGCATATGCCCGGTTCAATCTGGAAAATTGAATGTCAGTCGGGTGATATTGTGGAAGAAGGTGCGACGCTTGCGGTGATTGAAGCGATGAAGATCGAGATTCCAATTATTGCGCCTGAGCGTATGCGTGTCGATGCGGTTACCATTGAAAAAGGGCAAACGGTGAAAACGGGGCAGGTGTTGTTTACATTGGCACCAGTGGCTTGA
- a CDS encoding CopG family ribbon-helix-helix protein: MPKQKLARISITVPETTLHAMDQKIVEQHYESRSQAIVDMINRHLIDDLVIRDEVMVGTLTLLYDVSLKPLRSQLVDLQQQYLAQVINSLHIQLDDEKILQVMLMQGASSDLKEISEQFIALKGVIKGHLELMDAVMPPIPQNTEHT, encoded by the coding sequence GTGCCTAAACAAAAATTGGCACGTATCAGTATTACCGTGCCAGAAACCACACTGCATGCAATGGATCAAAAAATTGTCGAGCAGCACTATGAAAGCCGCTCGCAAGCCATTGTCGACATGATTAACCGTCACCTGATTGATGATCTGGTGATTCGCGATGAAGTCATGGTTGGCACACTCACTTTGCTCTATGACGTCAGTCTGAAACCGCTGCGCAGTCAGCTGGTCGATCTGCAGCAGCAGTATCTGGCGCAAGTGATCAATTCACTTCATATCCAGCTGGATGATGAAAAAATCTTGCAAGTCATGCTGATGCAGGGCGCGAGCAGTGATCTGAAAGAAATTAGCGAACAATTTATTGCACTGAAAGGCGTGATTAAAGGCCATCTCGAACTGATGGATGCCGTCATGCCGCCCATTCCACAAAATACCGAACACACTTAA
- the atzF gene encoding allophanate hydrolase — protein sequence MHNLWTVQDWQHAYQNNNIQLSDLIEYVAGLNNEDHAWISIATAAQLQAQIDALTGADSASLPLYGVPFAVKDNIDVAGFYTTVACKEAAYLATSDATAVAKLKAAGAIVVGKTNLDQFATGLVGVRSPYGAVKNSFNPEYISGGSSSGSSVVVANGLVPFSLGTDTAGSGRVPAGHNNIVGLKSTKGWFSTTGLIPACRTIDVISIFALTVDDAWQVAQVMQGYDASDDYSRMHPQNVPSQFSKGKIAIPDTLEFYGDAETEKVFQLAITRAQSLGYTVEPIDFTPFQQLAAALYNRSWVAERTSAVEKMVQRKQTHPVIGQIIAQADRFSAVDVMQDEYERARLSRVIQNTLAAYDALMVPTAPTIYRIAEVEADPLVKNSHMGAYTNFVNFADLSALALPNSIRADGLPTGVTFIAPAWMDEALAKFGQKWQQASQLKLGTSERNYEKTTEISSGHSVKLAVVGTHLTGMPLNFQLTTRGGTLIKQTRTASHYKLYALKNTTPPKPGLQYNATGSSIEVEVWDIPRALFGDIVAEVPAPLGIGNAQLIDGTWVKSFICEGYALEDATDISHFGGWREFMKSRQLSNTKFKCECIGEVAK from the coding sequence GTGCACAATTTATGGACTGTACAGGACTGGCAACACGCCTACCAGAATAACAATATCCAGCTTAGTGACCTGATTGAGTATGTTGCCGGGTTGAATAATGAGGATCATGCCTGGATTTCAATTGCGACGGCAGCACAATTACAGGCACAAATTGATGCATTGACTGGTGCAGATAGTGCAAGCTTGCCACTTTATGGGGTGCCATTTGCGGTCAAGGACAATATTGATGTTGCAGGGTTCTATACCACAGTAGCATGTAAAGAGGCAGCTTATCTGGCGACTTCCGATGCAACAGCAGTAGCCAAATTAAAAGCTGCCGGTGCGATTGTCGTGGGTAAAACCAATCTGGATCAGTTTGCGACGGGTCTGGTTGGGGTGCGCTCTCCATACGGCGCGGTGAAGAACAGCTTTAATCCTGAATATATCAGTGGCGGTTCGAGTTCGGGTTCCAGTGTAGTCGTCGCAAACGGATTAGTGCCATTTTCACTGGGTACAGATACTGCAGGTTCAGGACGTGTACCGGCAGGGCACAATAACATTGTCGGGCTCAAATCGACCAAAGGCTGGTTCTCGACTACCGGCCTGATTCCGGCTTGTCGCACCATCGATGTGATTTCGATTTTTGCCTTAACGGTGGATGATGCCTGGCAGGTAGCGCAAGTCATGCAGGGCTATGATGCCAGCGATGATTATTCCAGAATGCATCCTCAGAATGTACCGAGCCAATTTTCAAAAGGGAAAATTGCCATTCCGGATACACTAGAATTTTATGGCGACGCCGAAACTGAAAAAGTATTTCAACTGGCAATCACACGTGCGCAAAGTTTGGGTTATACGGTTGAGCCGATTGATTTTACTCCATTTCAGCAACTGGCAGCGGCCCTGTATAATCGCTCTTGGGTGGCTGAACGTACCAGTGCCGTGGAAAAAATGGTGCAACGCAAGCAGACCCATCCGGTCATTGGTCAAATCATTGCGCAGGCAGACCGGTTCAGTGCGGTCGATGTCATGCAGGATGAATATGAACGCGCCCGCCTGAGCCGTGTTATTCAAAATACGCTGGCAGCGTATGATGCCTTGATGGTGCCGACCGCACCTACCATTTATCGTATTGCAGAAGTAGAAGCTGATCCTCTGGTCAAAAACAGCCACATGGGCGCTTATACCAATTTTGTCAATTTTGCCGATCTGTCGGCTTTGGCGCTACCAAATAGCATTCGTGCCGATGGTTTGCCAACGGGCGTGACCTTTATTGCGCCAGCCTGGATGGATGAGGCACTGGCCAAATTCGGGCAAAAATGGCAGCAGGCAAGCCAGTTAAAACTGGGAACTTCTGAACGCAACTATGAAAAAACAACTGAAATCTCATCGGGTCACAGCGTCAAACTGGCTGTCGTCGGTACACATCTGACCGGCATGCCGCTGAATTTTCAGCTGACCACACGTGGTGGCACCCTGATCAAACAGACCCGGACTGCTTCGCATTACAAACTCTATGCCTTAAAAAATACCACACCGCCAAAACCTGGCCTGCAATACAACGCGACAGGTTCCTCGATTGAAGTAGAGGTCTGGGACATTCCGCGTGCCCTATTCGGGGACATTGTTGCAGAAGTACCGGCACCATTGGGCATTGGCAATGCCCAGCTGATTGATGGTACTTGGGTCAAAAGTTTTATCTGTGAAGGTTATGCGCTTGAAGATGCCACAGATATCAGTCATTTCGGTGGCTGGCGCGAATTTATGAAATCTAGACAACTTTCAAATACCAAATTTAAATGTGAATGCATAGGGGAAGTCGCAAAATGA
- a CDS encoding ABC transporter substrate-binding protein produces the protein MIKKALMSVSVLSVILFSGCDNTAKIPASNTKASESTQNQPIRIGYSDWPGFVAWQVAIEKGWLKEAGINADFKWFDYSSSLSAFAANQLDAVMVTNGDNLVTGSGGTKGVMIMATDYSAGNDVIIAKNGINSIEDLRGKTVATEKGLVDHLLLSTALDDAKVGLNEVKLVNTMTNELPQVFATPDIDAIAVWQPVANQALSAVAGSKIIFTSKDKPGLIYDTLTVNPAHLEANKEQWKKVIQVWDKTVKYINDPATREDAAQIMSKRVGVDPKTYMQFIDGTHLLDLAANKKVFTKGNGFDSIYGSTYHVNKFNVANGIYTTEMNVDGVIVPTLVQELK, from the coding sequence ATGATCAAAAAAGCACTGATGTCCGTTTCCGTACTGTCTGTAATCCTTTTTAGTGGCTGTGACAATACTGCAAAAATTCCTGCATCAAATACCAAAGCAAGTGAGAGTACGCAAAACCAGCCGATTCGGATTGGTTATAGCGACTGGCCGGGCTTTGTAGCCTGGCAGGTAGCGATTGAAAAAGGCTGGCTTAAAGAAGCAGGTATCAATGCCGATTTTAAGTGGTTTGATTATTCTTCTTCACTCTCTGCATTTGCAGCCAATCAGCTGGATGCCGTAATGGTCACTAATGGCGATAATCTGGTCACCGGTTCAGGGGGTACCAAAGGCGTGATGATCATGGCAACTGACTATTCAGCTGGAAATGATGTAATCATTGCCAAGAACGGAATTAACTCTATAGAGGACTTGCGAGGAAAAACTGTTGCGACTGAAAAAGGTCTGGTGGATCACTTGCTGCTATCCACTGCACTGGATGATGCCAAAGTTGGCCTGAATGAGGTTAAGCTGGTCAATACCATGACCAATGAATTGCCACAGGTGTTTGCCACACCTGATATTGATGCGATTGCTGTATGGCAGCCGGTGGCAAATCAGGCTCTATCTGCGGTAGCTGGTTCAAAAATCATTTTTACCTCTAAAGATAAACCTGGCCTGATCTACGATACCCTGACTGTAAACCCGGCCCATCTGGAAGCCAATAAAGAGCAATGGAAAAAGGTAATTCAGGTCTGGGATAAAACCGTCAAATACATCAATGATCCGGCGACTCGAGAAGACGCTGCACAGATCATGTCCAAACGGGTCGGTGTTGACCCAAAAACCTATATGCAGTTTATTGACGGTACACATTTACTGGATCTGGCAGCCAACAAGAAAGTATTTACCAAAGGTAATGGTTTTGATTCAATTTATGGCTCAACCTATCATGTGAACAAGTTCAATGTGGCTAACGGCATTTATACAACGGAAATGAATGTGGATGGTGTGATTGTTCCAACTTTGGTACAAGAACTCAAATAG
- a CDS encoding DMT family transporter, whose protein sequence is MSFLYLSIAIIAEVIATSALKASNGFSVFWPSLATIAGYAIALFFLSLTMKTIPMGIAYAIWSGAGIILISTVGLLVFKQQLDLPALIGLAFMIIGIIFINVFSKSTQL, encoded by the coding sequence ATGTCTTTTTTATATCTTTCAATTGCCATTATTGCAGAAGTTATTGCAACATCTGCACTCAAAGCTTCAAATGGTTTTAGCGTGTTCTGGCCTTCACTTGCCACCATTGCCGGCTATGCAATTGCCCTGTTTTTTCTGTCACTGACTATGAAAACCATTCCGATGGGTATTGCTTATGCGATCTGGTCAGGGGCTGGTATTATCCTGATTTCAACAGTTGGCTTGCTGGTATTTAAACAGCAACTGGATCTTCCTGCACTGATCGGTCTGGCGTTTATGATCATTGGCATTATTTTTATCAATGTCTTTTCCAAAAGTACGCAGCTTTAA
- a CDS encoding isopenicillin N synthase family dioxygenase: MQAQYVLPLVDISKLQSPDLADRIEVAHALDQACKEVGFLYLKGDQFNFDHAKALIEMAQSYFSQDLNTKMQHYIGKSKNHSGYVPIGEEQFAGNSYDLKEAYDVNYDYQGTQKNCPLLGPTLWPDHPDFKTVVSQYYGHLRGISQQIFSAFALALGVREDFFESKITDAPSQLRLIHYPYHPEVQDAEGIGAHTDYECFTLLLPTAPGLQVLNKAGEWIDIPLIENTLVMNIGDMMEILSNGKYLATKHRVKKVSEERYSFPLFCACNYNTVIEPVIHTENSKYAALIGGEHLFNQTAQTFQYLKQRVASGELVLKNAVPLSSFGLEEQAETTS, translated from the coding sequence ATGCAAGCGCAATATGTACTCCCACTGGTTGATATTTCAAAATTGCAAAGTCCGGATTTAGCTGATCGTATTGAAGTTGCTCATGCTCTGGATCAGGCTTGTAAAGAGGTTGGCTTTCTTTATCTCAAGGGTGACCAGTTCAATTTTGATCACGCCAAAGCCCTGATTGAAATGGCCCAGTCCTATTTTTCTCAGGATCTAAACACCAAGATGCAGCACTATATTGGCAAATCAAAAAACCATAGTGGCTATGTGCCGATTGGCGAAGAACAGTTTGCAGGCAACAGTTATGATTTAAAAGAAGCCTATGATGTCAATTATGATTATCAGGGTACACAAAAAAACTGTCCTTTACTTGGCCCTACCTTATGGCCAGACCATCCGGATTTCAAGACTGTTGTCAGCCAGTATTATGGCCACTTGCGTGGAATCAGCCAGCAGATTTTTTCTGCCTTTGCACTGGCATTGGGCGTTCGTGAGGATTTTTTCGAAAGCAAAATTACTGATGCACCAAGTCAGCTACGCTTGATTCATTATCCCTATCATCCGGAAGTGCAAGATGCCGAAGGTATAGGTGCCCATACCGATTACGAATGCTTTACCTTGCTGTTACCGACCGCACCCGGCTTACAGGTTTTGAATAAAGCCGGTGAATGGATCGATATTCCATTGATTGAAAATACTCTGGTGATGAACATTGGTGACATGATGGAAATTCTGTCCAATGGTAAATATCTGGCCACCAAGCATCGGGTGAAAAAAGTGTCGGAAGAACGTTATTCATTTCCGCTGTTTTGTGCCTGCAATTATAACACCGTGATTGAACCGGTTATTCACACTGAAAACAGCAAATATGCTGCCCTGATTGGTGGTGAGCACCTGTTTAATCAGACCGCCCAGACCTTTCAATATTTAAAACAGCGCGTCGCTAGCGGTGAATTGGTCTTAAAAAATGCTGTACCACTTTCCTCTTTTGGACTTGAAGAACAGGCGGAGACAACATCATGA
- a CDS encoding ABC transporter ATP-binding protein, whose amino-acid sequence MQHTEFNTREYFDKIYARPVILEAKQLTQKFSHGKTERTVLNALNLKIHKREFICVIGPSGCGKSTFSRVVAGLDPYSSGEILVDGQPITSPSPERGMVFQGYTLFPWKTVKENVMFGPRMKGQSSAVAEAQAREWINIIGLEKYENQYPHELSGGMKQRVAIARALVNEPKILLMDEPFGALDPHTRQKMQRHLMDLWQNIDITIIFVTHDMDEAILLADRIVALKANPGEIKEIIEVDLPRPRHPELMLTPEFKQLRQHVDHLVHAEEDELDPALAELPVIPRMTKVSSKK is encoded by the coding sequence ATGCAACACACTGAATTTAATACCCGTGAATACTTTGACAAAATTTACGCCCGTCCGGTGATTCTTGAAGCAAAGCAACTGACGCAAAAATTCAGTCATGGCAAAACCGAGCGTACGGTTTTAAATGCACTCAATTTGAAAATTCATAAGCGGGAGTTCATCTGTGTGATTGGGCCTTCCGGTTGTGGCAAGTCAACCTTTAGCCGTGTAGTTGCAGGACTTGACCCTTATAGCAGTGGTGAGATTCTGGTGGATGGCCAGCCGATTACCAGCCCAAGTCCGGAGCGTGGCATGGTGTTCCAGGGCTATACCCTGTTTCCATGGAAAACCGTCAAGGAAAATGTCATGTTTGGTCCGCGCATGAAAGGCCAAAGTAGTGCAGTAGCCGAAGCACAGGCCCGTGAATGGATCAATATTATTGGTCTGGAAAAGTATGAAAACCAGTATCCGCATGAGCTGTCTGGCGGGATGAAACAGCGTGTCGCGATTGCCCGTGCATTGGTCAATGAACCGAAAATCCTGCTGATGGATGAACCTTTTGGGGCACTTGATCCGCATACGCGGCAAAAAATGCAGCGTCACCTGATGGATCTTTGGCAAAACATTGATATCACCATCATTTTTGTGACTCACGATATGGATGAAGCCATTTTACTGGCTGACCGGATTGTGGCACTGAAAGCCAATCCGGGTGAAATCAAGGAAATTATTGAAGTAGATCTCCCTCGTCCACGCCACCCGGAACTGATGCTGACTCCAGAATTTAAACAGTTAAGACAGCATGTCGATCATCTGGTGCATGCTGAAGAAGATGAACTGGATCCGGCACTGGCAGAACTGCCGGTCATTCCGCGTATGACCAAGGTCAGCAGCAAGAAATAA